A segment of the Streptomyces sp. P9-A2 genome:
CGACGACGCGTTCACTCCTCCGGTCGGGTGGGTGGAGTGGCTCCGCCCGATGACCCGTCGGCGCGAACGGGACGTTCCCTGGTGCGAGTGCGCTGCTCTGCCGACCGGGCGTTGCGTGCGATCGACGAAGGGGAACCTGACCTGCGGCCCGGCGCCACAAGGGCGGGCCGCCCGATGGACAGCCAGCCGGTTCCAGGGGCGGGGCGGACTGTCCAGGGCGGCCGAAAGCCGTCGCGTAGCACCGCCGTAGGCGCCGGGGCCGTACGAGCACCGGCCCCACGGCGGCCTGCTCGTGGCGTTTCCGGCGTCCGATGACGCGCGCTGAATCACCGGGACACCACCCCCGTCCCGGCGGCATTCGCTGACGCCACGCGGTCTTCGCCGCTGACCCACGAACGGGCTGACCCACAAACGGCCGGAGCCGTCGCTCGAGGTCAGCGAGGCGTGAGGAGGCAGAACTCGTTGCCCTCCGGGTCGGCCAGAACCGTCCAGGGGAACGCGGACTGGTCGATACCGGGGTCGGTGGCGCCCAGGGCGCGCAGCCGGGCTTCCTCTGCTCCCAGGTCGTCACCGGGGTAGGGGCGGACGTCGAGGTGGACGCGGTTCCACACGCTCTTGGTGTCGGGGGTGCGGAGGAACTCCAGGTAGGGGCCGACGCCCTGGGCGGAGCGCATGGTCGCGTGGTCGTCGGCGACCTCGTGCAGCGTCCAGTCCATCGCCTCGCCCCAGAACCGGGCCATCGCCCGCGGGTCGGTGCAGTCGACCACCACCGCGGCGATCGGCCCGGTGTCCCGGTAGACCGGGCGGGGCTCCAGGACACAGAACTCGTTGCCCTCCGGGTCGGCCATGACCGTCCAGGGGACGTCGCCCTGACCCACGTCGGCGGGCGTCGCGCCGAGGTCCTTCAGGCGCGCGACCAGCTCCGCCTGATGGGTGGTCGAGGTGGTGGCCAGATCAAGGTGCACCCGGTTCTTCACCGTTTTCGGTTCCGGGCGGGCGATGATGTCGATGCAGACGGCCACGGGGTCGGGGTAGGCGAAGCCCACGGGTTCGAGGTTGGTCACACCGGGCGCCTCGCTGTCGACACCCCACCCGAGTGCCTCCGCCCAGAACCGGCCGAGCACGGAGTCGTCCCGGGCCTTCATGTTGATCTGCACGAGTCTCGTTGCCATGCGCAGATCCTAGAAGCCGCCGCCGGACCGGGCCGCCGCGATCAGACATGTGCTCAGCCCGGCGCTGACCGTGGTCCCCCCCCTCGTCGAGACTGTGCGGTTCCTTGCTGGTGTGCACTGACGACGAGACGGTGGCCGCCGGCCACAGCAGAGATCCCGCACGTCACGGACAAGGGATCCGGACCCGCCCCCGGACCGGACCCCTCACCGCGTGCTGCTCCTCGCTAGGCAGCTCGGCGCGCCGGGTGGAAGTTGATGCGTTCGCTGACGACGGGGAAGCCGGCCTTGGCGAAGTTCGCGGCCATGGGGAAGTTGCCCCGGTCGGTCCCTCCGCCGATGAACTCCGCACCCTCCTCGACGAGGAGGTGGGTGCACTCCGCGAGGAGGTCGTAGGCGTAGCCGTGACCACGCTGTTCCGGGACGACTCCGATGAAGCCGATGGTCGGGCCGGAAGGGTTGTGGGCCGGGATGTGGATGCCGGCCAGGTCGCCCTCCGGCGTGTACGCGATCTGCCACCACTCCCGTGGGGAGGGGCACCAGTGGAAGAAGTCGAGTTCCTCCTGGGCGGCCTGGTCGAGGCCGCCCTCCTCGACGGCCCTGAGCGCGTGGGCGTCCAGGGTGACGGAGTGGATTCGGCGCAACGCGTCGAAGAACACGGTGTCGTCGGGTTCGGCGCTGAAGCGCAGGCGTCCGGGCCGCTCGGGCAGACCTCGCTTTGGGGTCCAGCGGTACAGGAAGCGTTCCACCAGGAGTTCGTACCCGGCGGCTCGTGCGGCGGCGAACCGTGCCTCGGCGGCGGCGCGCAGGGCGACGCGCTTCCAGTCGGGGCGGAACCGGGTACGCCGATGGCCTTCACGGGCGCCCAGTGGGTCGGGGAGTGCGTCGAAGAGACGGGCGTCGCTCGCGGTGAGCGCGCGGATGACCGGATCGGTCATGGATTCCTCCGGGAGACAGGCTGCTCGGAGCGCTCCCGGTCAGAAGTGACGCACCACGCCGGGACAGCGGAAAAGGGAGCGCTGGAAAGGTGTGAACCGCACGGCACTCGCCTCCTTCCATCCGTCTCAGGGCGTGGAGCCACACCGTACGTGATCTTCCGCGGCTCCGTCATGGATTTCCGCGGCCCTTGGGAAGGACGGGTTCACGGGACGATGCAGAGCGCACCCAAAGGCCTGTGGGGCCTTGATCCTCCGCCCGTAGACCGCGATCGCCACACCTGACGCGCTGTCAACGCTTCTGTCGGCGGATGAGTACCCGAGTCGGCGAGCTGTGCCTGCCGAGTGGCAGGCCAGGGGCTGCAGGTGGTCTGCTGGCAGGCACTCACAGGGCCCCGAGGCGGGAGGCCGCCTCCTTCGCCGCGCCGACCGAACCGCTCGATCATGTCCGGGCTGCTTGCCTCCGGTGGGACCGGTCGAGCCGGGGCGATGGGCGTACAACCGGGCCGCCGAGCAGCGCGAACACCGGGGCGCCGGCAGACCCGTGCCTCGTGCTCAACCGCCTTGGCCTCCTTACAACTGGTCCCCCCTACCGGCTGGTTCCGGAGGATGCTCCCCGCCACCGTCCTTGATGTCCTCCGCGCAGGTTCGTCGGTCGTAGGACTGGTCGTTGGGGATGAACAGCACTCCGGCAACCTGCTCAGGGTGCTCGACGGCGAGCCAGTCGTCGCCCGTGAGGGGATCGGCAGCGGGCCCGAACGCCTGGGACGAGTAAACCGTCTGACACCCCAACGCCACGCGCTCCTTGTCGACCGCGCAGGCGTCCACTGCGGGGTCGGAATATTCGTCGGCGCCGTCGAAGCGGAAGCGGAAGTGGACCAGGTCGCCTTCGGAGGGCACCTGTGGGTGGGGCTCAAGGCTCCAGTCGACGACCTCGGCGGTAACGCCGAGAGACTGCCCGTACGTGCCCTCGATCTGCACCCTCACACAGGCCTCACCGCGCTCCGCCGTCGTGTCGGTGCAGCTCCAGAGGAAGGAGCAGCCGGACAGGGAGAGGATCACCAGAGCCAACGGGGCACCGGCAAGTATCCGTGCGGGTAACACTGAGATGACCTCCGGTCGGGGTGGGGCGGAGCAGTGCATCCCGGGGCCTGGCAGCTGCGGGCGACGGCGACGAGCGCCTGCGGCGGCGAAGCCGAAACGCAACTGAAGCAACCGCATTGACCGTCTATCCCCCGGGGGTTCCGGTCCAGCACCCACTCAACAGTTTTGGGACTAATCCCCCAGCTTCACCACCCAACCACCTTCATGTCCGACCTTTGCAGTACGGTCACACGAACCAGCCCGACCCTGAGGGCCGCCTCTCACCGGGCAGGCCCGGACCCGTGTATTCGAGGACGCACAATGCCTTACGAGCCCGGCACCGTCTGGCAGTACGAGGTCCCCACGACCAGTAGCACCCACCTGCCACCGGATGCCGGCTACGGCAAGGCTCTGACCAATCAGGGGTACGGCTTCGAGGTCGCCATAGCCGACCTGATCGACAACTCGATCGATGCCGGCGCCGACAAGATCGTCGTGCACTTCCTGCGGGACGCCAAGCGCATCCTCACCCTGCTGGTGATTGACAACGGCAAGGGCATGGACGATGCCGACCTGGACGCCGCCATGACCGTGGGGCGGCGCCGCGACTACGGCGAGAGTGCCCTCGGCATGTACGGCACGGGCTTGAAAGCCGCTTCGCTGTCCCACGCGGCGTCCCTGACAGTGGTCAGCCGTACCAAGCGCAGCCGGACCGCAGGACGCCGTCTCACCGCGGAGGGCCTCGAGGACGGCTTCCGTTGCGACACCGTCGATCCGCGCTACGCGCAGGAACTCGTCGACCGCTATGACGGCGTCATCGAGTGGCACGGCACGATCGTGCGCTGGGATCAGGTGCGGGCCTTCGAAACGGTGACCGCAGGCCAGAGCGACCACTACCTGTCCAAGTCGATCGCCCGCCTGGAAACGCACCTCGGTCTCTACCTGCACAGGTTTCTCCAGAACGGCCTCAAGCTCGACATCGCCGTGTGGGACGTCAGCAGTGGCGAAGGGGCACTCGGCGAGGAAGTCGACCACATCGCCGTCCAGGCGCTGGACCCCTTCGGTTACAAGGTCCCGGGGAAGCCGCGCTACCCCCGTACGTTCACGGCCCCCGTGGAGGGCTTGGGGGACGTCGAACTGACCGCGCACATCTGGCCCGCCAAGTCGAAGCAGGCCGGGTTCCGGCAGATCGGACCTCTCGCCGACCGTCAGGGCTTCTACTTCTACCGCAACGACCGTCTTGTCCAAGCCGGCGGCTGGAACGGTCTTCGCAACCCTGAAGGGCACCTCGCTCTTGCCCGCGTGGCCGTCGACCTTCCGCCCCGTGAGAACAGCGTCCTGAGCCTTGACGTGAAGAAGGAGAGCGTCACCGTCACGCCTGCCTTCACTCTCGGCGTCGAGAATGCCGTGGACGCCTCCGGGAACACCTTTCACGGGTACCTCAGCGACGCCGAGGCCACCTACCGGGAGGGCGCGAAGCGCACGGAGATCGTCCGCAAGCCCGTGACGCTCCCGGGTAAGGGGATAGACCCGAAGATCAAGCGGGTCGTCAAGGAGGAGCTGCCCGAGAAGCCGGGGGAAGAGCCCATCTCGTTCACCTGGGCCTCACTTCCCAGTGGCAAGTTCTTCGACCTTGACCGTGAGAACAACACCGTCCTCCTCAACAGGGCTTTCCGCAGCGACTTCAACGACGGCCGTCGCGGCGGAAGCAACGACGCCCCCGTCACGAAGACCTTGTTGTACTTGCTGCTCGAGGACTGCTTCGGTCTCGGACGCTGGGAGCGTGGCCGCCAGGACCGAGTGGACTACTGGAACACCATCCTTCTGGCAGCGGCGGGTACGCACCGCGACCGCCGTGTCCAGGCGACCGACTGATCCAGTACCGCTCTCGCTCCTGGCCCGCTCCGGCCCCTGACTGAGGACAAGAGATGACCCACACTTCGTCCGGCGTGCTCCTCGACATCCACACCTCCGCGCTGGCCGGGATGGGCAGCATGCCACGTCACTTCGAACGCTGGGCAGCGCTTGCCGCGGACGATTCCTACCCTGAAGCGGACCTGGGCGAGGAGTTGCTCCGCTCCCTTTTCATCAGTGGTGACGACGCACTGACCGCTCTGTGGGACCGCCACCTGACCGCCTGGGACTTCGCGGAGAACCCGCAATGGGGAGCGGGCTCCCCGGCGCGCACCGACGAACGGCGCGCAGTGGTCTACGAACGGCTCCGGTTCGGAAGTGAACTGCGCAAGGTCCTGGACGAGGCCATACCCGTGGCGAAGGTGCCCGGCGCGACGGTGATCACCCGGGAGTTCACCCCGTGGTACACCCCTGAACGCGCGGCGGCCAGGTCCTTCTACTGGACGGCGTACGAGCAGAAGCTCCGCGACAAGGGCTGGCCCGAGACCGCCATCGCCGGCCTCGACCAGGCGAGCCGGGCAGTCGTCGAGCGCCTCGCCGACCCCGAACAACCGGCGGCCCGCCAGGCGAAGGGCCTGGTCGTCGGCTATGTCCAGTCCGGCAAAACAGCGAACTTCACCGGCGTGGCCGCCAAGGCCATCGATGCCGGATACCGCCTCGTCATCGTCCTGGGGGGCACTCTCAACCTGCTCCGCGCCCAGACCCAGAGGCGCCTCGACATGGAGTTGATCGGCCAGGAGAACATCCTGCGGGGCGCGGATGTCACAGATGTGGACTCCCTGGTCGGCGTGGACTACGTGGGTGACGACGAGGGCTGGCCGGAGTTCGTCCGGCACGGCGGCCGCCCTTCCACGCTCGGTGCGTTCGACGTCGAGCGCCTGACCACACGCGACAACGACTACAAGAGCCTGGCCCAGGGCATCCGGGCCCTGGAGTTCGAGAAGCGCGCCCCCACCCGGCCGCTGCATGACTCGGCAAACCTTCACCACACCGCAGCGCGGATCCTCGTGGTGAAGAAGAACAAGGCCGTCCTCACGAAGCTCGTCAAGGACCTCAAGCAGATCCACGGGATCCTGGGGGAGCTGCCGACCCTCATCATCGACGACGAGTCCGACCAGGCCTCCGTGAACACCTCGGACCCGAAGAAGTGGGAACGGGGAAGCACCGAGCGCACGGCCATCAACGGCTTGATATCCAAACTCCTGGGACTGCTCCCGCGAGCCCAGTACATCGGCTACACCGCGACGCCCTTCGCCAATGTCTTCATCGATCCCGGTGACGAGGAGGACATCTTCCCGCGCGACTTCCTGATCTCCCTCCCCCGTCCCACCGGTTACATGGGTGTTCAGGACTTCCACGACCTGGACGGCATCGACGACGGTGAGGGTGGGGCCGAGCAGAGGCACGTCCGTGGGATCCATGACTCCACGGGCGACCGCCTTCAGGAAGCCTTGGACGCCTTCGTCCTCACAGGCGCTCTGAAGTGCTACCGCGTCGCCCACGGCGTCTCCTCCGAATCGTTCCGGCACCACACGATGCTCGTGCACGAATCGGTCCGGATGGCCGAGCACACCGAACTCGCCCTACGCATCAACACCATGTGGCACAACGCCGCGTACACACACTCTGAGGGCCACGCACGCCTGGCCCACCTCTTCGAGAAGGACTTTCGCCCCCACGCGGACGGAGCCGCCCTACCCACCCCCGCGACATACGACGAACTGAAGCCGCACCTCAAAGAGGCACGCCACCTCATCAACAAGGGCGGCGGGCCTGTCATCGTCGTCAACGGCGACAGCGAACGCGATTACACCCAGCCCGACCTGGACTTCGATCGCACCCCGAACGTCTGGAAGATCCTGGTCGGCGGCACGAAGCTGTCCCGTGGCTTCACGGTCGCGGGCCTGACGATCACGTACTACCGTCGCACGACGCAGCAGGCCGACACCCTGATGCAGATGGGCCGATGGTTCGGCTTCCGGCACGGGTACCGTGATCTTGTGCGGCTGTACATCGGTAGGGAGGAGACCCTCGGCCGTGGCCGCAACGCCAAGACGGTCGACCTGTACGAGGCCTTCGAGGCGATCTGCCGCGACGAGGAACTCTTCCGCGCCGAACTGGCCCGCTACGCCCCCTTGGTGAACGGCCGCCCCCAGGTCACCCCCGCCCAGATCCCGCCGCTGGTGGCCCAGCATCTGCCGTGGGTGAAGCCATCGGCACGGAACAAGATGTTCAACGCGCAGCTGGTGGAGGTGCGATCGCCGGGTGTCTGGGAGGAGCCCACGGCCTACCCCGAGGATCCTGACGCCCTGCGTCACAACACGGAGTGCTGGGCACCGGTTCTCGGGGCTCTCTCGCATGCTCCCGTCTCTCTCGGCCTGGACGGCGGTCCGCAGTACGACGCGCGGGTGGGCACGGTGTCGCACCAGGACCTGCTCACGGTGCTGTGCGACCTGCGCTGGTCCGCGCCGGCGCAGTTCTCGCCCCACCTGGAGTTCCTGCTGGACGCCGGACAGGAATCGGGCACGATCGACGACTGGTTCGTGATCGCTCCGATGCAGACGTCCGTTCGCCGCAGCGAGGTGCGCATTCTGGGGCACGGCCCCTTCTCCCTGGCCCGCCGCAAGCGCCGCCGAGGGTCTCTGTTCGGCGCGATCCGCGATCCCAAGCATGTCGCGGCTGCGAAGCGTCTGGCCGGGGCCTCGAACCTGACCGGAAACGCAACCGTCGAGCAGCACGTCCGTCCGCGTCGAGGTGCGCTGGTGCTCTATCCCGTGATGGAATCCGAACCCCGGATCCTGTCCGACGGATCGGTCGATCCGCGTGACCTGATCATGGCCTTCGCCTTCGTCGCCCCGCCGTCGACTGCGCGGGGTGACCGTGCCTTGGTGCGGTTCCGTGCGATCGACTCGACCAGGGCGGAAGCTGCGATTATCGACTGTGACGACATGGGTTCGTGAGGCTTTCGGCAGTGAACAATGTGACTCCGTCCTCCCCGGGTGTTTCGGCTCGAATGAGCAGGCAAGCGAGCAAGGACACGGAAATCGAGCTGGCCGTGCGACGGCGGCTGCACGCGGCCGGGCTGCGCTATCGCGTGGAGTACCCGGTGCCGGGCATGGCGCGGCGGCGTATCGACGTGGCGTTCACCCGTGCCAAGGTGGCCGTCCTGATCGACGGGTGCTTCTGGCACGGATGCCCCCAGCACGCCACGCACCCGAAGTCGAACGCTGAGTGGTGGCGCAGGAAGCTGGACCGGAACATGGCTCGTGATCTGGAGACTACGGAACACCTGACCGCGGCGGGATGGACGGTGTTGCGGTTCTGGGAGCATGAAGATCCGGAAAATGTGGCCGCTCGGGTGAAGGCGGCCGTGGAACGGCGTCTGGCGTAACGAAACAGGAAGGTGGCAGGTATGGGGGGACTGACCTTCGTGGACGTGTGCTCCGGGGCGGGTGGACTCGCCCTCGGCCTGGAGCAAGCCGGATTCGAACCGCGGCTGCTCCTGGACGACGACGATGATGCCGTCACGACCCTGCGGGCCAATCGACCGCGCTGGAACGTGCTCCGCACCGATCTGCTCGACTTCGATCCAGCCGAGCACCCCGAGAGCTACGACGTCGATCTCCTCTCAGCCGGGTTGCCGCGGGTGAAGTCGAGTGCGACCGCCCAGCGGGCCGAATCAGGTCTGGAGGAACGCCTGTTGGAGGCCGCGGTCTACCTGGCCCACGCCATCAGGCCGCGAGCGGTGATCATCGAGAACGTTCCCGATCTCGCTCACTCGGACAGGTATCAGCGCTTCCGTGACTTCGCGCGTGCAGAACTGGCTCACCTGGGTTACGAGTTCAGTTGGTTCGTCGTGAACGCCGTCGACTTCGGGGTGCCGCAGAACCGCAGACAGGGTGCCCTGGTGGCCGTCGAGCGGCGTTGGGCCGAGTCCTTCCGGCCACCGACACCCACGGTGCGGCAGCCGCAGACAGTCGGTGCCGCCCTGGGGTCGTCCATGGCAGCACGCGGTTGGCGGGACGCCGCCCGGTGGGCCGCCCAGGCCGATCAGCCGGCTCCCACACTGGTGGGCGGCTCGAAGAACCGAGGTGGTGCCGACCTCGGGCCGACCGGGGCCAAGCGGAAATGGGCGACCATGGGCGTCAATGCCCACACGGTGGGCAACGAGGTTCCCGGATCCGACTTCGTGTGGGCCCCTCAGCTCGGCAGGGACAACATGGTGAAAATCACAGTCGAGCAGGCGGCGCTGCTCCAGGGGTTCCCCGGATCGTGGCATGTCACGGGCCTCAAGACCGCCCGGTA
Coding sequences within it:
- a CDS encoding VOC family protein, whose product is MATRLVQINMKARDDSVLGRFWAEALGWGVDSEAPGVTNLEPVGFAYPDPVAVCIDIIARPEPKTVKNRVHLDLATTSTTHQAELVARLKDLGATPADVGQGDVPWTVMADPEGNEFCVLEPRPVYRDTGPIAAVVVDCTDPRAMARFWGEAMDWTLHEVADDHATMRSAQGVGPYLEFLRTPDTKSVWNRVHLDVRPYPGDDLGAEEARLRALGATDPGIDQSAFPWTVLADPEGNEFCLLTPR
- a CDS encoding GNAT family N-acetyltransferase, translating into MTDPVIRALTASDARLFDALPDPLGAREGHRRTRFRPDWKRVALRAAAEARFAAARAAGYELLVERFLYRWTPKRGLPERPGRLRFSAEPDDTVFFDALRRIHSVTLDAHALRAVEEGGLDQAAQEELDFFHWCPSPREWWQIAYTPEGDLAGIHIPAHNPSGPTIGFIGVVPEQRGHGYAYDLLAECTHLLVEEGAEFIGGGTDRGNFPMAANFAKAGFPVVSERINFHPARRAA
- a CDS encoding ATP-binding protein codes for the protein MPYEPGTVWQYEVPTTSSTHLPPDAGYGKALTNQGYGFEVAIADLIDNSIDAGADKIVVHFLRDAKRILTLLVIDNGKGMDDADLDAAMTVGRRRDYGESALGMYGTGLKAASLSHAASLTVVSRTKRSRTAGRRLTAEGLEDGFRCDTVDPRYAQELVDRYDGVIEWHGTIVRWDQVRAFETVTAGQSDHYLSKSIARLETHLGLYLHRFLQNGLKLDIAVWDVSSGEGALGEEVDHIAVQALDPFGYKVPGKPRYPRTFTAPVEGLGDVELTAHIWPAKSKQAGFRQIGPLADRQGFYFYRNDRLVQAGGWNGLRNPEGHLALARVAVDLPPRENSVLSLDVKKESVTVTPAFTLGVENAVDASGNTFHGYLSDAEATYREGAKRTEIVRKPVTLPGKGIDPKIKRVVKEELPEKPGEEPISFTWASLPSGKFFDLDRENNTVLLNRAFRSDFNDGRRGGSNDAPVTKTLLYLLLEDCFGLGRWERGRQDRVDYWNTILLAAAGTHRDRRVQATD
- a CDS encoding Z1 domain-containing protein, translating into MTHTSSGVLLDIHTSALAGMGSMPRHFERWAALAADDSYPEADLGEELLRSLFISGDDALTALWDRHLTAWDFAENPQWGAGSPARTDERRAVVYERLRFGSELRKVLDEAIPVAKVPGATVITREFTPWYTPERAAARSFYWTAYEQKLRDKGWPETAIAGLDQASRAVVERLADPEQPAARQAKGLVVGYVQSGKTANFTGVAAKAIDAGYRLVIVLGGTLNLLRAQTQRRLDMELIGQENILRGADVTDVDSLVGVDYVGDDEGWPEFVRHGGRPSTLGAFDVERLTTRDNDYKSLAQGIRALEFEKRAPTRPLHDSANLHHTAARILVVKKNKAVLTKLVKDLKQIHGILGELPTLIIDDESDQASVNTSDPKKWERGSTERTAINGLISKLLGLLPRAQYIGYTATPFANVFIDPGDEEDIFPRDFLISLPRPTGYMGVQDFHDLDGIDDGEGGAEQRHVRGIHDSTGDRLQEALDAFVLTGALKCYRVAHGVSSESFRHHTMLVHESVRMAEHTELALRINTMWHNAAYTHSEGHARLAHLFEKDFRPHADGAALPTPATYDELKPHLKEARHLINKGGGPVIVVNGDSERDYTQPDLDFDRTPNVWKILVGGTKLSRGFTVAGLTITYYRRTTQQADTLMQMGRWFGFRHGYRDLVRLYIGREETLGRGRNAKTVDLYEAFEAICRDEELFRAELARYAPLVNGRPQVTPAQIPPLVAQHLPWVKPSARNKMFNAQLVEVRSPGVWEEPTAYPEDPDALRHNTECWAPVLGALSHAPVSLGLDGGPQYDARVGTVSHQDLLTVLCDLRWSAPAQFSPHLEFLLDAGQESGTIDDWFVIAPMQTSVRRSEVRILGHGPFSLARRKRRRGSLFGAIRDPKHVAAAKRLAGASNLTGNATVEQHVRPRRGALVLYPVMESEPRILSDGSVDPRDLIMAFAFVAPPSTARGDRALVRFRAIDSTRAEAAIIDCDDMGS
- a CDS encoding very short patch repair endonuclease; translation: MSRQASKDTEIELAVRRRLHAAGLRYRVEYPVPGMARRRIDVAFTRAKVAVLIDGCFWHGCPQHATHPKSNAEWWRRKLDRNMARDLETTEHLTAAGWTVLRFWEHEDPENVAARVKAAVERRLA
- a CDS encoding DNA cytosine methyltransferase gives rise to the protein MGGLTFVDVCSGAGGLALGLEQAGFEPRLLLDDDDDAVTTLRANRPRWNVLRTDLLDFDPAEHPESYDVDLLSAGLPRVKSSATAQRAESGLEERLLEAAVYLAHAIRPRAVIIENVPDLAHSDRYQRFRDFARAELAHLGYEFSWFVVNAVDFGVPQNRRQGALVAVERRWAESFRPPTPTVRQPQTVGAALGSSMAARGWRDAARWAAQADQPAPTLVGGSKNRGGADLGPTGAKRKWATMGVNAHTVGNEVPGSDFVWAPQLGRDNMVKITVEQAALLQGFPGSWHVTGLKTARYRQIGHATPPPVGQALGRAVAEALHGEPVAPAAG